In Oreochromis niloticus isolate F11D_XX linkage group LG18, O_niloticus_UMD_NMBU, whole genome shotgun sequence, one genomic interval encodes:
- the LOC100693486 gene encoding glutamate-rich protein 6 isoform X2 — MRYSCPKPVSDPPTYCIRAAGVLRYNRESDNHRMNLTTFPQRSQTEYPAQCEYCGKKTHPLLDLTLVQNPETHFCCAQRQQLCQMLVKQRLLFEERSNLTAGNLTSKDQMEILYHKSRESEAYHKFMKGFQRKPRIQSRDPTIYGGYPVNLLAGQTSVSAPGVFRLRLSHAPGKGTTYCSSTNEKCLKMEEEEVLLPFFDRKPVQFGICNHQVGSGVLQKFYSSGIKFLTMFPDGSAQIFYPSGLLAVLIVVTEHNGRVCIVYDDVSAPNQQIRAIFQSDGRATCYHANGNIWLSLNMSGGRCLNNAGNITCTWSWGTPTPLQPIFLSLNKAVGVRVLGNKQVFVSFLAGRQQAKFSVGTCCAQGEYVHTSGSSVSKDQLLALAAKIRIHAAIQHLHQYLTTPLHPPKLKTPAHHLQVTAQRLLKVSDDIMMNDCDKAFILKCLQDC; from the exons ATGCGATACAGTTGTCCAAAACCTGTCAGTGACCCACCCACCTATTGTATCAGGGCTGCAGGAGTTCTGAGGTACAATCGTGAGTCTGACAATCACAGGATGAATTTAACAACTTTTCCCCAAAgg tcCCAGACAGAATACCCAGCCCAATGTGAGTACTGTGGGAAAAAGACTCATCCTCTACTGGATCTAACATTGGTACAAAATCCTGAG ACCCACTTCTGTTGTGCTCAGCGGCAGCAGCTATGTCAAATGCTGGTGAAGCAAAGACTTTTGTTTGAGGAGAGATCTAACCTAACTGCTGGTAATCTAACTTCAAAAGACCAGATGGAAATTCTGTACCACAAATCCAGAGAGAGTGAAGCTTACCACAAGTTTATGAAAGGCTTTCAGAGAAAACCTAG AATACAATCAAGAGATCCTACAATCTACGGTGGTTACCCAGTTAATCTGCTTGCAGGGCAGACCT CTGTCTCTGCACCAGGGGTCTTCAGGTTAAGACTCTCACATGCTCCAGGAAAGGGGACAACGTACTGCAGTAGCACAAAtgaaaaatgcttaaaaatggaagaggaggaggtgttGCTCCCTTTTTTTGATCGGAAACCAGTTCAGTTTGGCATATGTAATCATCAG GTGGGGTCTGGAGTTTTACAGAAATTTTATTCCAGTGGCATCAAATTCCTTACCATGTTCCCTGATGGCTCTGCTCAGATCTT TTATCCCTCCGGCCTCTTGGCTGTACTTATCGTGGTCACTGAACACAATGGAAGAGTCTGTATAGTGTATGACGACGTCAGTGCCCCTAATCAACAAATCAGAGCTATATTCCAGTCTGATGGCAGAGCGACATGCTATCACGCCAATGGAAACATATG GCTGTCCTTAAACATGTCTGGCGGCCGTTGCTTAAACAATGCAGGCAACATAACTTGCACGTGGAGCTGGGGTACTCCCACGCCCCTGCAGCCCATCTTTCTGTCCCTCAACAAAGCTGTTGGAGTTCGCGTCCTGGGGAACAAACAAGTGTTTGTTTCCTTCTTGGCAGGCAGGCAACAGGCTAAGTTCAGTGTGGGTACCTGCTGTGCTCAG GGTGAATACGTGCATACTTCAGGCTCATCGGTCTCTAAAGACCAGCTGCTGGCATTGGCAGCCAAAATCAGGATCCATGCAGCCATTCAGCATCTTCACCAGTACCTGACGACGCCCTTACATCCCCCAAAACTCAAGACACCAGCCCATCACCTACAGGTTACTGCTCAAAGGCtcctgaaagtcagtgatgatATAATGATGAATGACTGTGACAAAGCCTTCATCCTCAAGTGCCTTCAGGATTGTTGA
- the LOC100693486 gene encoding glutamate-rich protein 6 isoform X3: protein MLVKQRLLFEERSNLTAGNLTSKDQMEILYHKSRESEAYHKFMKGFQRKPRIQSRDPTIYGGYPVNLLAGQTSVSAPGVFRLRLSHAPGKGTTYCSSTNEKCLKMEEEEVLLPFFDRKPVQFGICNHQVGSGVLQKFYSSGIKFLTMFPDGSAQIFYPSGLLAVLIVVTEHNGRVCIVYDDVSAPNQQIRAIFQSDGRATCYHANGNIWLSLNMSGGRCLNNAGNITCTWSWGTPTPLQPIFLSLNKAVGVRVLGNKQVFVSFLAGRQQAKFSVGTCCAQGEYVHTSGSSVSKDQLLALAAKIRIHAAIQHLHQYLTTPLHPPKLKTPAHHLQVTAQRLLKVSDDIMMNDCDKAFILKCLQDC, encoded by the exons ATGCTGGTGAAGCAAAGACTTTTGTTTGAGGAGAGATCTAACCTAACTGCTGGTAATCTAACTTCAAAAGACCAGATGGAAATTCTGTACCACAAATCCAGAGAGAGTGAAGCTTACCACAAGTTTATGAAAGGCTTTCAGAGAAAACCTAG AATACAATCAAGAGATCCTACAATCTACGGTGGTTACCCAGTTAATCTGCTTGCAGGGCAGACCT CTGTCTCTGCACCAGGGGTCTTCAGGTTAAGACTCTCACATGCTCCAGGAAAGGGGACAACGTACTGCAGTAGCACAAAtgaaaaatgcttaaaaatggaagaggaggaggtgttGCTCCCTTTTTTTGATCGGAAACCAGTTCAGTTTGGCATATGTAATCATCAG GTGGGGTCTGGAGTTTTACAGAAATTTTATTCCAGTGGCATCAAATTCCTTACCATGTTCCCTGATGGCTCTGCTCAGATCTT TTATCCCTCCGGCCTCTTGGCTGTACTTATCGTGGTCACTGAACACAATGGAAGAGTCTGTATAGTGTATGACGACGTCAGTGCCCCTAATCAACAAATCAGAGCTATATTCCAGTCTGATGGCAGAGCGACATGCTATCACGCCAATGGAAACATATG GCTGTCCTTAAACATGTCTGGCGGCCGTTGCTTAAACAATGCAGGCAACATAACTTGCACGTGGAGCTGGGGTACTCCCACGCCCCTGCAGCCCATCTTTCTGTCCCTCAACAAAGCTGTTGGAGTTCGCGTCCTGGGGAACAAACAAGTGTTTGTTTCCTTCTTGGCAGGCAGGCAACAGGCTAAGTTCAGTGTGGGTACCTGCTGTGCTCAG GGTGAATACGTGCATACTTCAGGCTCATCGGTCTCTAAAGACCAGCTGCTGGCATTGGCAGCCAAAATCAGGATCCATGCAGCCATTCAGCATCTTCACCAGTACCTGACGACGCCCTTACATCCCCCAAAACTCAAGACACCAGCCCATCACCTACAGGTTACTGCTCAAAGGCtcctgaaagtcagtgatgatATAATGATGAATGACTGTGACAAAGCCTTCATCCTCAAGTGCCTTCAGGATTGTTGA
- the selenot1a gene encoding thioredoxin reductase-like selenoprotein T1a codes for MKRQRRTNQKRNVEINLPVHDGLRKGASERIAMKWIRFSLLVLGVFSLCCATAGDSSGIKKMKMQFAAGPLLKFQICISUGYKRVFEEYTQALYQRYPDIRIEGENYLPIPIYRHIASFLSVFKLLVIGLIIIGRDPFALFGMQAPGMWEWGQGNKIYACMMVFFLSNMIENQLMSTGAFEITLNDVPVWSKLESGHLPSMQQLVQILDNEMKMNVHMNTRHHHHS; via the exons ATGAAGAGGCAGAGGAGGACCAACCAGAAGCGAAATGTAGAGATTAACCTGCCTGTGCACGACGGGTTAAGGAAGGGAGCCTCGGAGAGGATAGCCATGAAGTGGATACGGTTCTCGCTCCTGGTTTTGGGGGTGTTTTCCCTCTGCTGTGCCACGGCTGGTGACAGCAGCGGCATAAAGAAAATGAAGATGCAGTTTGCCGCGGGACCTCTTCTCAAGTTTCAAATCTG CATTTCCTGAGGATACAAGCGGGTGTTTGAGGAGTACACGCAGGCTTTGTACCAGCGGTACCCAGACATCCGCATTGAAGGGGAGAACTATCTTCCTATTCCCATCTATCG ACACATTGCTTCCTTCCTGTCTGTGTTCAAACTGCTGGTGATTGGGCTGATTATCATCGGCAGGGACCCGTTCGCTCTCTTTGGTATGCAAGCCCCCGGAATGTGGGAATGGGGCCAAGGAAATAAG ATTTATGCCTGCATGATGGTGTTCTTCCTCAGCAACATGATTGAAAACCAGTTAATGTCAACAGGAGCGTTTGAAATCACATTAAATG ATGTACCAGTGTGGTCCAAATTGGAGTCAGGTCACCTGCCCTCCATGCAGCAGCTTGTGCAAATCCTGGATAATGAAATGAAGATGAACGTTCACATGAACACAAGGCACCACCACCATTCATAA
- the kif2c gene encoding kinesin-like protein KIF2C isoform X2, which translates to MENSLSRLLVGLSVQISRSDGRVHSATVKSVDRSTVMVEWHERNMCRGKGIDLSELCILNPEFLDPINSITNSTPDPPTHVPEKKYEGRLRSSRIPAPASFATRSQARQTCMFQAPGSVQGPVSAAESSSANPETIHPDLPPSSVLKNSAIPNQQRKKNDTQPATSQPLVPEAIKENDEPEKMPPPSTVRGRRKSVAPVELNKGNKRLSCVIKPPDMQTKKGKFLEGSRPNQKFFEMIQDFRATLEITPFSTTETIEPQRICVCVRKRPLNKQEINKKEIDVVSVPGKGALLVHEPKHKVDLTKYLDNQVFHFDYSFDETATNELVYKFTAKPLVQSIFEGGMATCFAYGQTGSGKTHTMGGDFTGKQQNSAKGIYALAAHDVFAYLNHRRYANLDLSAYVSFFEIYNGKVYDLLHKKAKLRVLEDERQQVQVVGLEEVYVTSAEEVIKMIQIGSSCRTSGQTSANANSSRSHAILQIVLRRNDRATTLHGKFSLVDLAGNERGTDVSSNDRSTLVETAEINRSLLALKECIRSLGKNSDHIPFRMSTLTKVLRDSFIGEKSRTCMIAMVSPGMTSCEYTMNTLRYADRVKELNGNSKASEAPKTQEPMNSSSEEESVLDTGVYDAISQVAELEEKVYSELKRAGDLVQEMDQISYNIEEGLPNLIDHSKKLLETVMALQSAVDQEQSARLNH; encoded by the exons ATGGAGAACAGCCTGTCCCGACTTCTCGTTGGACTCTCTGTCCAGATCAGCCGCAGTGATG GTCGAGTCCATTCGGCTACGGTGAAATCCGTTGACAGGTCCACAGTTATGGTTGAGTGGCATGAGAGGAACATGTGCCGTGGAAAGGGG aTTGATCTAAGTGAGTTATGTATACTCAATCCAGAGTTTTTGGACCCTATAAATTCAATCACAAACTCAACTCCTGACCCACCGACTCATGTTCCAGAAAAG AAATACGAGGGTCGACTGCGCTCATCTAGGATTCCTGCACCTGCCTCCT TTGCTACTCGGTCCCAGGCTCGGCAGACGTGTATGTTTCAGGCCCCGGGTTCTGTTCAAGGACCAGTCTCAGCTGCAGAATCATCTTCAGCTAACCCAGAAACCATACATCCCGATCTCCCTCCATCATCAGTCCTCAAAAACTCTG CAATTCCAAATCAGCAGCGTAAAAAGAATGATACGCAACCAGCGACTTCGCAGCCTTTGGTTCCCGAGGCCATAAAGGAAAACGATGAACCTGAGAAAATGCCTCCTCCATCCACAGTTAGAG gCAGAAGGAAATCTGTGGCTCCCGTGGAGTTGAACAAAGGCAATAAAAGGCTCTCTTGTGTTATAAAGCCTCCAGATATGCAAACCAAGAAGGGAAAG TTTCTGGAAGGTTCCCGGCCCAACCAGAAGTTCTTTGAGATGATTCAGGATTTCAGAGCGACTTTGGAAATCACACCCTTCTCAACTACTGAAACG ATTGAGCCCCAAAGGATTTGTGTGTGCGTTCGCAAGCGGCCCCTTAACAAGCAGG AGATTAATAAAAAGGAGATTGATGTGGTGTCTGTACCTGGGAAAGGTGCGTTACTGGTCCATGAGCCAAAACACAAGGTGGACCTCACCAAGTACTTGGACAATCAAGTCTTCCACTTTGACTACTCCTTTGATGAGACCGCCACCAATGAACTTGTCTACAA GTTCACAGCTAAACCTTTGGTGCAGTCCATTTTTGAAGGTGGTATGGCAACATGTTTTGCCTATGGCCAGACAGGAAGTGGTAAGACTCAT acaATGGGAGGTGATTTCACAGGGAAGCAGCAAAACAGCGCTAAAGGCATCTACGCATTAGCAG CCCATGATGTTTTTGCCTACCTCAACCACAGGAGGTATGCTAATTTGGATCTCTCTGCCTACGTTAGCTTCTTTGAGATTTACAATGGCAAG gtGTATGATCTGCTGCATAAGAAGGCCAAGCTGCGTGTTTTGGAAGATGAACGACAACAGGTTCAGGTGGTCGGCCTAGAAGAGGTCTATGTGACCTCAGCAGAGGAGGTCATCAAGATGATACAGATTGGCAGTTCATGCAG AACGTCGGGCCAAACCTCAGCCAACGCCAACTCATCCCGCTCTCATGCAATCCTTCAAATTGTGCTTCGGCGCAATGACCGTGCTACCACGCTGCACGGCAAGTTTTCGCTGGTCGATTTGGCTGGCAATGAGCGAGGTACAGATGTCAGCAGCAATGACCGGAGTACTTTAGTTGAAACTGCCGAGATCAACCGCAGCCTTCTGGCTCTCAAG GAGTGTATCCGTTCACTGGGAAAGAACAGTGATCACATTCCTTTCCGAATGAGCACTTTGACCAAAGTCCTCAGGGATTCTTTCATTGGAGAGAAGTCCAGGACCTGCATG ATTGCTATGGTGTCTCCAGGTATGACCTCATGTGAATATACAATGAACACATTGCGCTATGCTGACAG AGTGAAGGAACTTAATGGCAATTCCAAAGCCAGTGAAGCACCTAAGACACAGGAGCCAATGAATAGCTCCTCAGAAGAG GAATCAGTTCTGGATACCGGTGTGTATGATGCCATATCTCAGGTGGCTGAGCTGGAGGAGAAAGTTTATTCAGAGCTCAAG AGGGCAGGTGACCTTGTACAAGAAATGGACCAAATCTCATACAACATTGAGGAAGGACTCCCCAACCTGATTGATCATTCCAAAAAGTTATTGG AGACAGTGATGGCTTTGCAGTCTGCTGTGGATCAGGAGCAATCAGCGAGGCTGAATCACTAA
- the kif2c gene encoding kinesin-like protein KIF2C isoform X1, producing MENSLSRLLVGLSVQISRSDGRVHSATVKSVDRSTVMVEWHERNMCRGKGIDLSELCILNPEFLDPINSITNSTPDPPTHVPEKKYEGRLRSSRIPAPASSSTTTVTRTEESVATRSQARQTCMFQAPGSVQGPVSAAESSSANPETIHPDLPPSSVLKNSAIPNQQRKKNDTQPATSQPLVPEAIKENDEPEKMPPPSTVRGRRKSVAPVELNKGNKRLSCVIKPPDMQTKKGKFLEGSRPNQKFFEMIQDFRATLEITPFSTTETIEPQRICVCVRKRPLNKQEINKKEIDVVSVPGKGALLVHEPKHKVDLTKYLDNQVFHFDYSFDETATNELVYKFTAKPLVQSIFEGGMATCFAYGQTGSGKTHTMGGDFTGKQQNSAKGIYALAAHDVFAYLNHRRYANLDLSAYVSFFEIYNGKVYDLLHKKAKLRVLEDERQQVQVVGLEEVYVTSAEEVIKMIQIGSSCRTSGQTSANANSSRSHAILQIVLRRNDRATTLHGKFSLVDLAGNERGTDVSSNDRSTLVETAEINRSLLALKECIRSLGKNSDHIPFRMSTLTKVLRDSFIGEKSRTCMIAMVSPGMTSCEYTMNTLRYADRVKELNGNSKASEAPKTQEPMNSSSEEESVLDTGVYDAISQVAELEEKVYSELKRAGDLVQEMDQISYNIEEGLPNLIDHSKKLLETVMALQSAVDQEQSARLNH from the exons ATGGAGAACAGCCTGTCCCGACTTCTCGTTGGACTCTCTGTCCAGATCAGCCGCAGTGATG GTCGAGTCCATTCGGCTACGGTGAAATCCGTTGACAGGTCCACAGTTATGGTTGAGTGGCATGAGAGGAACATGTGCCGTGGAAAGGGG aTTGATCTAAGTGAGTTATGTATACTCAATCCAGAGTTTTTGGACCCTATAAATTCAATCACAAACTCAACTCCTGACCCACCGACTCATGTTCCAGAAAAG AAATACGAGGGTCGACTGCGCTCATCTAGGATTCCTGCACCTGCCTCCT CTTCTACTACAACAGTCACCAGAACTGAAGAGTCAG TTGCTACTCGGTCCCAGGCTCGGCAGACGTGTATGTTTCAGGCCCCGGGTTCTGTTCAAGGACCAGTCTCAGCTGCAGAATCATCTTCAGCTAACCCAGAAACCATACATCCCGATCTCCCTCCATCATCAGTCCTCAAAAACTCTG CAATTCCAAATCAGCAGCGTAAAAAGAATGATACGCAACCAGCGACTTCGCAGCCTTTGGTTCCCGAGGCCATAAAGGAAAACGATGAACCTGAGAAAATGCCTCCTCCATCCACAGTTAGAG gCAGAAGGAAATCTGTGGCTCCCGTGGAGTTGAACAAAGGCAATAAAAGGCTCTCTTGTGTTATAAAGCCTCCAGATATGCAAACCAAGAAGGGAAAG TTTCTGGAAGGTTCCCGGCCCAACCAGAAGTTCTTTGAGATGATTCAGGATTTCAGAGCGACTTTGGAAATCACACCCTTCTCAACTACTGAAACG ATTGAGCCCCAAAGGATTTGTGTGTGCGTTCGCAAGCGGCCCCTTAACAAGCAGG AGATTAATAAAAAGGAGATTGATGTGGTGTCTGTACCTGGGAAAGGTGCGTTACTGGTCCATGAGCCAAAACACAAGGTGGACCTCACCAAGTACTTGGACAATCAAGTCTTCCACTTTGACTACTCCTTTGATGAGACCGCCACCAATGAACTTGTCTACAA GTTCACAGCTAAACCTTTGGTGCAGTCCATTTTTGAAGGTGGTATGGCAACATGTTTTGCCTATGGCCAGACAGGAAGTGGTAAGACTCAT acaATGGGAGGTGATTTCACAGGGAAGCAGCAAAACAGCGCTAAAGGCATCTACGCATTAGCAG CCCATGATGTTTTTGCCTACCTCAACCACAGGAGGTATGCTAATTTGGATCTCTCTGCCTACGTTAGCTTCTTTGAGATTTACAATGGCAAG gtGTATGATCTGCTGCATAAGAAGGCCAAGCTGCGTGTTTTGGAAGATGAACGACAACAGGTTCAGGTGGTCGGCCTAGAAGAGGTCTATGTGACCTCAGCAGAGGAGGTCATCAAGATGATACAGATTGGCAGTTCATGCAG AACGTCGGGCCAAACCTCAGCCAACGCCAACTCATCCCGCTCTCATGCAATCCTTCAAATTGTGCTTCGGCGCAATGACCGTGCTACCACGCTGCACGGCAAGTTTTCGCTGGTCGATTTGGCTGGCAATGAGCGAGGTACAGATGTCAGCAGCAATGACCGGAGTACTTTAGTTGAAACTGCCGAGATCAACCGCAGCCTTCTGGCTCTCAAG GAGTGTATCCGTTCACTGGGAAAGAACAGTGATCACATTCCTTTCCGAATGAGCACTTTGACCAAAGTCCTCAGGGATTCTTTCATTGGAGAGAAGTCCAGGACCTGCATG ATTGCTATGGTGTCTCCAGGTATGACCTCATGTGAATATACAATGAACACATTGCGCTATGCTGACAG AGTGAAGGAACTTAATGGCAATTCCAAAGCCAGTGAAGCACCTAAGACACAGGAGCCAATGAATAGCTCCTCAGAAGAG GAATCAGTTCTGGATACCGGTGTGTATGATGCCATATCTCAGGTGGCTGAGCTGGAGGAGAAAGTTTATTCAGAGCTCAAG AGGGCAGGTGACCTTGTACAAGAAATGGACCAAATCTCATACAACATTGAGGAAGGACTCCCCAACCTGATTGATCATTCCAAAAAGTTATTGG AGACAGTGATGGCTTTGCAGTCTGCTGTGGATCAGGAGCAATCAGCGAGGCTGAATCACTAA